The following DNA comes from Camelina sativa cultivar DH55 chromosome 14, Cs, whole genome shotgun sequence.
TCACTACTCGGATAGTCTCATTAGTGAACTATACAAAGGTCATCAAACTCAAATCTGTTAAACTGCAGAACACCAAAGATTAGGTGAGTCAAGTCTAATTGCATGCCTTAAAAAACGTAACAGATAACTTTTTTACGAATACTGTTAGAACGAATCTTTCAAAAATGAAAGGTAACCAAAACATTAGTCATCTACACAAAACACAATTGTTTAATTGGTAAAATTCTATTTTAggaagaaaatatttgattgtGGTGAATATCTTGGACTACTAATTTAGTAAAAACTGTCTTATATCATTTGAAGTCGTAAGAGACCACAAATATAgacaatatatgtatatagatgGAGGTAAAGAGACCAAATCTGGTGCCAAATCAGTGTCTTAAATGGTTCAAATTTCTTTCTTAATACTCTGCATTGCAATGTAAACACAGGTATGAATGCatgtataaattttatatctagATCCCTCAAATGGTTAAATATCAGAATTGCCATCGCGTCTCTTATGAACGTCTTCtgactctctctcttcatcgCCGGAAAAAACACATTTCATCCGTCGACGCATGTTCAAGTCACTGGAGACAACAACGCCCACTTTTGTCCCGTGTAATATCTTTCGACAACCTTGATTAAAAGGATCCAAGTCTCGGCGTGGAAGCTTGCGTCTAAGCTTCAAAAGCCTCCTTCTCAACGCCAAGTCTCCTCGTCATAACGCTTTATCTGTTAGGTTTGTGttcatttggtttggtttctgaAATTTTCCTAGGTTAACTCGCGTACGTAATCACGATACTGTAGATGGAGAGCATAACGAAGTGGGACTTGGGATCACTCCGAACTTATTACTCCATTGAACCTTGGGAGAAGTTTCAAGAAGAGGAGGTTCTAGACATTAGCCTTGTTCCTCAACTTCAAGGGGAGTTATGGAAGGCTCAATCGAGAATCAAAGAGCTCGAGGCCGAAAAGTATGTATCGTGTTTCATAAGAAACcaaagatttgagagagaaaaaactaCTGATCCAGCTGTTGACTACTTGAAGGAGAAGTTAAGCAAAGAGAGGGAAGAAATGAAAAGAGCTAAAGCTGAGAATTCTAggttaaagaagaagattttgaatATGGAATCATCAGTGAATCggttgagaagagaaagagatacaaTGGAGAAAGTGTGCGAGGAACTGGTTACAAGGATAGATGAATTGAAGGCGAATGCAAGGAGGATGTGGAACGAGACTGAGGAGGAGAGGGAAATGTTGCAGATGGCTGAGATGTGGAGGGAAGAAAGGGTTAGGGTTAAGTTCACAGAAGCTAAACTTTCCTTGCAAGAAAAATACGAGGAGATGGACTTGTATGTAAATGAGTTAGAGAAGTGTTTGGAGATGGCGAAAGAAGTAGGAGGTATTGATGAGATGAGGCTGAGGAGAGGTGAAGGTTTAATAAAGATTGCAAGATCTTTGGAACCTATAGATGATAAGATTAGATTCTGAGGAGAGATTTGAGTTTGTGTCTGATGGAGATATTGTTCATCAACTCAAATGTAATGTGTTGCAAGAAAAGTATGCGGAGATGAATTTGTTTAATGTCCgttttttttaagaatgttaagtttcatattatatagatttttgacATCAGATTACAAAATACACAAGTAACGGATAAAAGACCAAAAACTACGAAACGGAAACAAAGTAAAAGTAGTAATCGCAAAGCCGAAACCACAAACAGAAACTACGATAGAGCAAAATTAACACTAAGATGAAAcaccttaattatttttaagacagaatattaagtttttaactCTAATATGTCCTCTTTTTTTTCACAACAACGCGTTTTTTTAtcagttattttaaaatactatcaACATACACAAATAATCAATATAGCTACATCAAATCCGTTAGATTATAAACATTGTaacaaaaaagataatttatcaataaaaaagtaataattaatcCATTCGCAACGACTATATATAATCCGTACTCCATTCATGATAGAAGTATTAACGGGCAACATATGCAATTTGATAGTACGATTTTGGTCTAGTGTGGGGAACCTACGAAGACGACCATTTGCAACAACTTTGTCACAGTTTGGAATTTGAAGCTCCAATGTAAAGTAAAGAAACAATTATATCTTTTAACCAATCATTAGGTCAAAGTGTTCCCATAATTTTTGGGACATGGttacatgtataaataaatttacCTTACGCCTTTAATCAGTGCATCgtccaaactttttttattaaatcatttcatctttaattttagaaaactagTGCAAGTGTGCAACATGAATCAAACATTGTGATCAAAATTTGTCATTTTGATTTAGAATAAGCATTTTGTTATTAGAGACCAAGGAAGTTATCAATGTCAACCTCTCTTGGATGTCTTTTTTAGTTCTTGTCGtcatatatactagtatttatAAATTGTTGAATTCTACatgtcatatatatttttaaaaattaaaaccccatttttagatttctttttcgtttgtcacttgttttgtttgtttctttataaaatgtatgtaacaaaatatcatatattttgtctatttttttggttgctaATGAATGATCCATGGAATCTAGAGATCCAATCTTTGGCCAGCGTTACGGCTCTGCACATGGCCAATCAATGTTATTCTCTTTATATTTTCCAACTCCAAAAATTCCATTTCACAATTGAATACTTCATTTAAAACTAGAAGAAATCTAGCTTGTCTCGCTTCTGCCGGTTTAGAAGTTTTGTAACGCAGTCTCTCTACTTTTCTAAGAATTGAACCTACAAAGTAGATATCCTACCTAAGAAAATTTCCATTGCCATTttcataaaaactcaaaaattatATCATATACAGCCTTCTAACTATAGACCTGATCAGAAGACTACGATGGATTCCATTGCTTGGTGCATTTCACACAGAACAAATAGACGTAAATCTTTTATTGCATAGGATTGAGTCATTTGTACCATATCAcaacaaaaatgataaatagcgtatttaaatatttagattATTGCAATTGCCATAGCTAGAGGTGGTAGGGGTCTATGGTGGGGTAAACATAGCGACTTGTTCGTCTCTTAAAAAGACAACTACATGACTTATAAAACCAATAATCTCGTCATATTATTGGGCAAAAGAAAGTTCGTCAAATTAAAACTGTATCCCTACATTGATTTAGACGtgtaatatatagttatatcGATAGTGTcatggatttttgtttttaatttgttgttgtaTCATCTTTTTCAGTATTTTTGTGTGAtcttatgttatatttttaggtatttttaattttttttctcgtaATTAAGCATTATTGAGTGGAATATTTTTGTGGAACCACTCATGACTCATCtataattatatcatatatgtgaCTGTGATGGATTCACAAACGTAAGAATATTCTTTCAGTGTAACATAATACTTGAATATCATGAAGACATTCAACTCTTTTCTCATATGTTGATCTTACTATACGTGGATAAACCAAACACTAAAATGTTTTCTCATCTATTATTCATATGATCTAAATTAAGAGAAGTAGACAAAAGTTTTGTGTAACTATCAATTTGATTCATAATCGAAAGAGTGTTCGTTTACGGAAAACATGGCATGAAGAAATTTTGATACTTCTGTCTCGTCATTATATTGAACTGACGAAATAATACATGAAGAAAATAATACGTGATAGAACAAGCATTAAAACGGGATTCAAGTCATTTTTTCGTGATGAACTGTTTTGCtcctttttgaaaaatatacctaaatttttttatactataaatAATTGGTTCAAAAGAgggaaattaaaaatgaaaaataaagaattaaagaTGTGTAAAATTTTTAGAGACAACGTgaacgtacgtacgtacgtagCTGATATGTTTACGAAGTATGTATGATACTCTTTGTGTCTCTCATTCTCAGCCGTTCAATGTGGACACAGTGGGGCTTCTTTGTACTATATAAGTCCGTCACAAAGTGGGAGACCTGCTTTTAATTATAGTACTACTACAAGTTTTTAGTATTGAATTAAATTGCGACACCATTTGatcaacaatcaaaacagattatatattaattaatggtTTTAGTGTGATATATACTTGAGTTATTATATATGGATTCCACTTGGGATTTAAACACTGAGTTCTCAATCAAAATTTACAGATGTATGATCCTCTTTAACTTGGCCAAAGTTCATTATACTCTTTACAACAacaccaaaatttaaaattgttatcTTTCTTAATCAATCAATTTTGGTCACCTACGAACATCTTAGTTGCACACAAACAATTAGGCTAACTCTTTTGATCTTGCTACAAATAATCGTGAGCAAAGAAAAACTTCtcttgaacaattttttttttcttgccaaAAACTAGTGATCTAAAATTTGCAACTTTTTATATCTCCCCCAATTTGGCAAgttgacaaaaatgaaaaagagagagagactatgGAGTGATTCACACGCGCCTCCGGAAAGCGCGTCACGTGGCATGTCTCGGCTTATTACAGCGTATCCAAATTGTTTATCTGTGAACTGTTACGTGTGGGAAATGTAGGGAAGGGGCTTACTTATCCAcattatttaatcaaattaacaTTTCTCAATATTTAGATTTTACtccttcttatttttatttctctaataAGAGCCCTTTATTTCTTCAGAAGTCCAGATATGAGATCACAAAGATTCTTTATTTGATAATTGATATGACCAAAAGACACAAAAGAGATGGTCTAAATTAAAAATTCGTTGCACTTATTAGATGGCAGAATATTAATCACATTCACGAAATTGCATACCACCTTTCGTGCAAACTTtttccatccaaaaaaaaaaagttggttcataaatttattaaaatccaacGGTGGAAAGAAACTCTTATTAAAGAAGGACcactaaaatttagaaattgtAACCAGGGTTTATCAGATATAAATATAATGTTACCCGGTGTTTCTGTAAGAACGTCTATAATATAGTGgtatatttgaaatttatatacataCTTTTGGACTCTTCTGCTTACCCTAAAATGCTATATATACTCGTTCATTTCGCTTCGTTTTAAACTTATAGCAAAATCTCTAATTACTTAATCTCTACTGAATGTTTTAAgacaattataataataatctaaaaggTATTTAAGTATAACAATTACTAGTGATTAATATTGTGGAGATTTAAAGAATCTTTAACAATGGCAAGAGGTCGAAAGCTGACGATGAGCCAGAGCGAGAGGTATCTTGGAAGCGGCTACAGCTACGGAGACGGTAACGTGAGCGACGAACCAGAGCTCACGGAGGAGGACATCTGGTCACACGCCGTCGATCATAGCCCGGAGATGCTGGAGTCTCATGGAGCGTGGAACACACGCGATGCTGTGGTGAGGAATGGGCGTGTCGGTGGTGGTTTGTCGTTGGCGTTTGAGGACGCGTCGTCGTCGCCGAGGATCGTGCATCAGATACGTTgcggaggagaaggaggaggggGAGGAGGAGAAAGAGTTCAGCGGCAGTTGGCATCGTCGGCGCCGGTGAACGTGCCTGACTGGAGTAAGATATATAGGGTCAACTCGGTTGAGTCGATACACGAGTCGGAtgaagaggacgaggaagatTCAGGGATGATGATGCCGCCGCATGAGTACCTAGCGAAGAGCCAAAAGCGGCGGAGCAGGAAATCTGGCGGCGGATTAGGCGGAGGCGCGTCGGTGTTTGAAGGAGTTGGAAGGACTCTCAAAGGACGAGAATTAAGGCGCGTTCGTGACGCGATTTGGAGCCAAACAGGCTTCTACGGCTAATAAATAAGttagtaataatatataatttgaaaaaaaaacattttaaaacttcCAACTAAAAGAACTTTGAAAAATATTTGCTTATTTTGTCAGCTTAGAGTTAAATTTTTGCAACTTTCTTGAATCCCAAGCTTGAGATGTATAAGATTAATATTGGCTTCCCATGCAAatgctcttctttttctttttccttttctttacaGATTGATAAATTAATTGTGGGAAAATTTTAATAACGAACCTCATCTGCTTTGTGTATAAATTTCTTTGCTTGTTTTGTATCGAGTAATTTCAAGATCGTTCAATGTTTTAATGTCTTCATTATAGCATTACAAAAAGGTGTAGAACAATGGAGGTTTATAATTATATCAGTATCATAAAAcgcttttgacaaaaaaaaaaaaaaaagaaaaaagcagatAGCTTACGATGCTAAGCAATAATTCTTGAGAGGGAACTTGACTGAATTCTTCCTTTCGagtttgaatatattatatcaagtactattataaaacataattaattataattaacaagaAAATTTCGAAACTTTGAATTagcatacaaaaacaaaaattaagctATAAATATAATTGGTTATGTGATGTTCTTCCTCGTAGTGTTCATTTTTAGTTGTACATGAATCATCATATG
Coding sequences within:
- the LOC104739815 gene encoding protein BRANCHLESS TRICHOME-like; its protein translation is MESITKWDLGSLRTYYSIEPWEKFQEEEVLDISLVPQLQGELWKAQSRIKELEAEKYVSCFIRNQRFEREKTTDPAVDYLKEKLSKEREEMKRAKAENSRLKKKILNMESSVNRLRRERDTMEKVCEELVTRIDELKANARRMWNETEEEREMLQMAEMWREERVRVKFTEAKLSLQEKYEEMDLYVNELEKCLEMAKEVGGIDEMRLRRGEGLIKIARSLEPIDDKIRF
- the LOC104739816 gene encoding uncharacterized protein LOC104739816, coding for MARGRKLTMSQSERYLGSGYSYGDGNVSDEPELTEEDIWSHAVDHSPEMLESHGAWNTRDAVVRNGRVGGGLSLAFEDASSSPRIVHQIRCGGEGGGGGGERVQRQLASSAPVNVPDWSKIYRVNSVESIHESDEEDEEDSGMMMPPHEYLAKSQKRRSRKSGGGLGGGASVFEGVGRTLKGRELRRVRDAIWSQTGFYG